The Cyanobacteria bacterium GSL.Bin1 nucleotide sequence GTTTGCAGAAAGTTATTCGTCTCGGTTGGAGGCGGCTGTCGATTATCTTGCTGTTTTCGAGGAAAATTAACCCTGCTCAAGAAAACGGTAGCATGAGACAATTCTGTTTAGAGGTAGGGAATGCTGGTTTGTCGCGCAAGCATTATTCTCGTTTTTGTTAGACTAAACTTGTGATCCCAACAGAATTGATTCAGTCAAAAAGAGGTGAAATATGGGAATTTCTTTGCAGAAAGGACAACGGGTTTCGCTCGAAAAAGTATCTCCCGGTTTAGAAGCAGTATTTGTCGGTTTAGGTTGGGATGTGAATCAAACGGATAGCGGAAGCGATTTTGATTTAGACACTTCTGTTTTTCTTTTAGGTAGTGATGAAAAGCTGATTTCTGATAATCATTTAGTTTTTTATAACAATTTAAAGAGTCCTGATCCTGACAATTCTGTGGAACATATGGGCGATAACCTTACCGGTGCAGGAGAAGGGGATGACGAAGTCGTCATTATTAACTTGAAGAAAGTTCCAGAAGATGTGCAAAAGATAACCTTTGTCGTCACAATTTATGATGGTGAAAAACGGGGACAAAACTTTGGACAAGTGAGTAATGCCTTTGTCCGTTTAGTTGATGTTAAAACCAAAGAAGAAGTACTTCGCTACGATTTAACCGAAGAGTATTCCATCGAAACGGCCATGATTATGGGAGAACTGTATCGAAAAGATGGAGAATGGCGCATGAGTGCAGTGGGTCAAGGCTATGAAGGCGGATTACAGGCAATTCTCAATCGTTATAGTTAAATAATTGATCCCCCTTGTCTCGGGAGAAATTAAGATATCCGACAACACTTGTTTGGGTCGGGGAACGTCATGAAAAAGTTAACGTCAAAGCCCAATGATTTAAGAAATTTTCTTGAGAAACTTTTACTGATTGCAGTGATTGCAGGAACGACGGTTGCAATTCAGACACAGCAAATTGCTTGGGGGTTCATTCCAATCGCGATCGCGCTGATTATCAACAATCTGAATCGAAAAAAAGAGCAGCGATCGCAGCAACATCGCTCTCATCATCTAGAAACTTTACTGCAAAGTAGTGAAACCGAACAAGAAAATCAGCAAA carries:
- a CDS encoding chemical-damaging agent resistance protein C, producing the protein MGISLQKGQRVSLEKVSPGLEAVFVGLGWDVNQTDSGSDFDLDTSVFLLGSDEKLISDNHLVFYNNLKSPDPDNSVEHMGDNLTGAGEGDDEVVIINLKKVPEDVQKITFVVTIYDGEKRGQNFGQVSNAFVRLVDVKTKEEVLRYDLTEEYSIETAMIMGELYRKDGEWRMSAVGQGYEGGLQAILNRYS